Within the Herbaspirillum sp. RTI4 genome, the region CCGCTCAATCAGGTGGGCTGAGTAAAATTGGCTTTGTGACTGAGCCTAAAAAATAAGCACCTCTTCGCATCAACCCGTCCTGCCGCAATTGTGCCGCAGGACGGTTTTTCTTTTTTACAAGAACGAGATGGAGTGGCGAGCAAAAAAGAGCTGAGAAGTAAACTAAACATCGCTTCCCAAGAATGATTCTCGCTAAATGAAGGTGAAAAGCCCGCCACGGTAGTCTATGATCTTCGTCCATAAAGACACAGCACCGCCATCAGCTGGCTAACTGCTTTTGCCTTTATCCACCCCTCACTTACCCAGGAGTTCCCATGAAAGGCGATCCATCTATTCTCAAGTTGCTCAATGACCAGTTGACCAACGAACTGAGCGCTATCAATCAGTATTTTTTACATGCCCGTATGTACAAGCATTGGGGGTTTGAAAAAATCGCCAAGAAGGAATATCAGGAATCCATAGGAGAAATGAAACATGCGGACAAGCTGATCGACCGCATCCTGATGCTCGATGGACTACCGAATCTACAAGCGCTGCACAAATTGATGATTGGCGAGAACACGCCGGAAATGCTGAGCTGCGATCTGGCGCTGGAAAAAGCCGCGCAAGTCACCGTCAAGGAAGGTATCGCTGCCTGCGAGAAAGTCGGCGATTATGTGTCGCGCGAATTATTTCAGTACATTCTCGACGATACGGAAGAGCATATCGACTGGCTGGAAACGCAGATCGATCTGATCGACAAGATAGGCTTGCCGAATTATCTGCAAAGCCAGATGGCGGAAGAATAAGGAAAGGAAAGGAAAGGGAAGGAAAGGGCGCGGCGAAACGACTGCCGCGCTTGTGTTTAAGGCGGCGTCGTTTCCTTGAACGACGGCCGCTCCGACAATTTATCGAATAATTTGGCAAGCTCGGGATAATCGTCGCGCCAAGTCACTTCAGGAAAACGAAAGCTCAGCCAGCCCAAGGCGCAACCAACAGCAACATCGGCCAAGGTGTAATTCTTGCCAGCACAAAACGCGCGCTCACCAAGACCGACCGACATTGCCTTCAGCGAGGCATCGACCTTGCTCCATTGGCGGGTCAGCCACACAGGACTTTGCTGCTTGACTGTACGCTGAGTTTTTTCCAGACGCACCAGCACTGCCGCATCGAGCAAACCATCTG harbors:
- the bfr gene encoding bacterioferritin — translated: MKGDPSILKLLNDQLTNELSAINQYFLHARMYKHWGFEKIAKKEYQESIGEMKHADKLIDRILMLDGLPNLQALHKLMIGENTPEMLSCDLALEKAAQVTVKEGIAACEKVGDYVSRELFQYILDDTEEHIDWLETQIDLIDKIGLPNYLQSQMAEE
- a CDS encoding glutathione S-transferase N-terminal domain-containing protein, whose amino-acid sequence is MKLIASLASPYVRKVRIVMLEKKIDYELVLEDVWNEASTIQQFNPLGKVPCLMMDDGGAMFDSRVIVEYLDTLTPVGKLIPPNSRERAEVKCWEALADGLLDAAVLVRLEKTQRTVKQQSPVWLTRQWSKVDASLKAMSVGLGERAFCAGKNYTLADVAVGCALGWLSFRFPEVTWRDDYPELAKLFDKLSERPSFKETTPP